Proteins encoded together in one Candidatus Poribacteria bacterium window:
- the gspG gene encoding type II secretion system major pseudopilin GspG: MYRSLKSDESGLTLIELTIVIVILGILAAFIAPRVINAPQQAKVAKAQTEINSIKTALEQYAITTGEYPTTEQGLSALWRAPSPAPPNWGGPYVDSPSFMDPWDNPYVYRQPSSHYGYDYDLYSMGKDGKEGGTELDADITNWVDETTGVY, encoded by the coding sequence ATGTATAGGTCGCTAAAGTCCGATGAATCCGGATTAACCCTAATTGAACTGACAATAGTAATCGTCATCTTAGGTATCCTCGCAGCCTTCATCGCGCCTCGCGTTATAAACGCACCGCAGCAGGCGAAAGTTGCCAAGGCACAAACAGAAATTAATAGCATTAAAACCGCATTAGAGCAATACGCAATAACAACAGGTGAATACCCAACCACCGAACAAGGACTGAGTGCCTTGTGGCGCGCCCCAAGTCCAGCACCGCCGAACTGGGGTGGTCCCTATGTAGATAGTCCAAGCTTCATGGATCCATGGGACAATCCTTACGTTTATCGCCAACCCAGCAGCCATTACGGCTATGACTACGATCTCTATTCCATGGGGAAAGATGGGAAAGAAGGCGGAACGGAGCTGGATGCCGACATAACGAATTGGGTTGACGAAACAACAGGAGTCTACTAA